A window of the Geothermobacter hydrogeniphilus genome harbors these coding sequences:
- a CDS encoding menaquinone biosynthesis family protein — protein MSNPLSLGYSPCPNDTFIFYALVHGKLAGAPKVRERLEDVETLNQLARRGALDLTKISYHALGHLRHEYALLRSGGALGRGCGPLLVSSRPCDIEELRTTCIAIPGELTTANLLLQLHGEGFSRTRAMPFDRIMPAVAAGEFAAGVIIHESRFTYRQHGLHQVLDLGQWWELETGCPIPLGGILARRSLGAGLIGRIDAALKASVDYAFAHPDEPRAYIREHARELDDEVTDSHIQLYVNAFSRDLGDEGIAAVEQLFSRAEARGLIPPCDLPLFVSAG, from the coding sequence ATGTCCAATCCTTTAAGCCTGGGTTACTCACCCTGCCCCAACGACACCTTCATCTTCTACGCCCTGGTTCACGGCAAACTGGCCGGCGCGCCAAAGGTCAGGGAACGGCTGGAGGATGTCGAAACCCTCAATCAGCTGGCCCGCCGGGGCGCTCTCGACCTGACCAAGATCTCCTATCACGCCCTCGGCCACCTGCGCCATGAATACGCCCTGCTGCGCAGCGGCGGGGCCCTCGGTCGGGGCTGCGGGCCGCTGCTGGTCAGCTCCCGGCCCTGCGATATCGAGGAACTGCGCACCACCTGTATCGCCATTCCCGGCGAACTGACCACCGCCAACCTGCTGCTGCAGCTGCACGGCGAGGGATTTTCCCGTACCCGCGCCATGCCCTTCGACCGGATCATGCCGGCGGTAGCGGCCGGTGAATTCGCCGCCGGGGTGATTATCCACGAATCCCGTTTCACCTACCGGCAGCACGGCCTGCACCAGGTTCTCGACCTCGGTCAGTGGTGGGAGCTTGAAACCGGCTGCCCGATCCCCCTCGGCGGCATCCTCGCCCGCCGGTCTCTCGGCGCCGGGCTGATCGGCCGGATCGATGCCGCCCTCAAGGCCAGCGTCGACTACGCCTTCGCCCACCCCGACGAGCCCCGCGCCTACATCCGCGAACACGCCCGGGAACTGGATGATGAGGTGACCGACAGCCACATCCAGCTCTACGTCAACGCGTTCTCCCGCGACCTCGGCGACGAAGGCATTGCCGCTGTCGAACAGCTCTTCTCCCGCGCCGAAGCCCGCGGATTGATCCCCCCCTGCGACCTCCCGCTGTTTGTCTCGGCGGGCTAA
- the mqnB gene encoding futalosine hydrolase has protein sequence MLALIAATSFETRLLRTRLQKSDPLPGRFPLFHGQLDGQEILLTHSGVGKANAAACTAILLSHRKPRALLNLGCAGAYPDCGLRIGDLALADGDILADEGSDSPAGFLGMEELGLPLLRRPEGDLFNRMPTDPELFRNAESLLRAWASEQDIGFATGPFASVSTCTGTDQQGRQRQQGGAICENMEGAAIALTAARFGCPLLELRGISNLAARRDPDQWDIPAACRNAERAILHLLRHWPRS, from the coding sequence ATGCTCGCCCTGATCGCCGCCACCTCGTTTGAAACCAGACTGCTGCGAACTCGACTGCAGAAAAGCGACCCGTTGCCGGGCCGTTTTCCGCTGTTCCACGGCCAACTGGACGGGCAGGAGATCCTGCTCACCCACAGCGGCGTCGGCAAAGCCAATGCCGCCGCCTGCACAGCCATTCTGCTGAGCCACCGGAAACCTCGGGCGCTGCTCAATCTCGGCTGCGCCGGCGCCTACCCCGACTGCGGTCTGCGGATCGGCGACCTGGCCCTGGCCGACGGCGATATCCTCGCCGACGAGGGAAGCGACTCACCCGCGGGCTTCCTGGGCATGGAGGAGCTCGGGCTGCCCCTGCTGCGCCGCCCGGAGGGGGATCTCTTCAACCGGATGCCGACCGACCCCGAGCTGTTCCGCAACGCCGAATCCCTGCTGCGGGCATGGGCGAGCGAGCAGGATATCGGCTTTGCCACCGGTCCCTTCGCCAGTGTCTCGACCTGTACCGGCACCGACCAGCAGGGCCGACAGCGGCAGCAGGGAGGGGCCATCTGTGAAAACATGGAGGGCGCCGCCATCGCCCTGACGGCGGCGCGTTTCGGCTGCCCACTGCTCGAACTGCGCGGCATCTCCAACCTGGCGGCGCGACGTGATCCCGATCAATGGGACATCCCGGCAGCCTGCCGCAACGCCGAGCGCGCCATCCTCCACCTGTTGCGACACTGGCCGCGGAGCTGA
- a CDS encoding helix-turn-helix domain-containing protein — MTSLEYNIGAKIKKLRKARKLTLQDVARETGFSPALISQIENNNVSPPIATLSKIARFFDVKMGHFFEEDEEELRFEVVPKDARRVVSRVISSKGTGHGYTYEALSYRKRNKKMEPFMLTISERAQEETLYNHEGEEFLLILQGRAEILLDDERIVLEAGDAVYFDSSLKHRLLACEGEEVQVLAVVTR, encoded by the coding sequence ATGACCTCCCTCGAATACAATATCGGCGCCAAAATCAAGAAGCTGCGCAAGGCCCGCAAGCTGACGCTGCAGGATGTCGCTCGTGAGACCGGCTTCTCTCCGGCGCTGATTTCCCAGATCGAAAACAACAACGTCTCGCCGCCGATCGCGACCCTGTCGAAGATCGCCCGCTTCTTCGATGTCAAGATGGGCCACTTCTTTGAGGAGGACGAGGAAGAGTTGCGTTTCGAGGTGGTCCCCAAAGACGCCCGGCGGGTGGTCAGTAGGGTGATCTCCTCCAAGGGAACCGGACACGGTTACACCTACGAGGCTCTCTCCTATCGCAAGCGCAACAAGAAGATGGAGCCGTTCATGCTCACCATCTCCGAGCGTGCCCAGGAGGAGACCCTCTACAATCACGAGGGAGAGGAATTCCTGCTTATCCTGCAGGGTCGCGCGGAAATTTTACTTGATGATGAACGCATCGTGCTGGAAGCCGGCGACGCGGTCTACTTCGACTCATCCCTCAAGCACCGGCTGCTGGCCTGCGAGGGGGAGGAGGTGCAAGTGCTGGCGGTAGTAACCCGCTGA
- the scpA gene encoding methylmalonyl-CoA mutase, with protein sequence MSKFPKPTLADWEAKAKKEKKTDDLSGFKWETPEGITVKPLYTAADLEGVETADTLPGVAPFVRGPMATMYAGRPWTVRQYAGFSTAEESNAFYKRNLAAGQQGLSVAFDLATHRGYDSDHPRVVGDVGKAGVAIDSVEDMKILFDEIPLDKVSVSMTMNGAVLPIMANYIVAAEEQGVKQEQLAGTIQNDILKEFMVRNTYIYPPAPSMRIISDIIEYTSKYMPRFNSISISGYHIQEAGANNALELAFTLGDGIEYVKAAIAKGLDVDAFAPRLSFFFAIGMNFFMEAAKLRAARFLWAELMSQFNPKNPKSSMLRTHCQTSGWSLTEQDPYNNVVRTTLEALAAVLGGTQSLHTNALDEAIALPTDHSARIARNTQLIIQEESGICNVVDPLGGSYYVESLTSSLVDEARIILKEIDDLGGMTRAIESGMPKLRIEESAAKKQAAIDSGRDVIVGVNKYQLAEEDQIEVLDVDNAAVREAQIARINRIRAERDNDACRAALDAITAACENEKENLLGLCVEAARQRATVGEISDAMEKVFGRHKAEIKLVSGAYGSVVDSDDDFTALKKRIDAFSEQEGRRPRILIAKMGQDGHDRGAKVVASAYADAGFDVDVGPLFQTPEEAAKMAVENDVHVVGVSSLAAGHKTLVPQLVAELKKLGADDIAVVCGGVIPRQDYDQLYAAGAARIFGPGTPITVSAGQTLDAIEEKRG encoded by the coding sequence ATGAGTAAATTCCCCAAGCCGACGCTTGCCGACTGGGAAGCGAAGGCGAAAAAAGAGAAGAAGACCGACGATCTTTCCGGTTTCAAGTGGGAGACCCCGGAAGGCATCACCGTCAAACCGCTCTATACCGCGGCTGACCTCGAAGGTGTCGAGACCGCTGACACCCTGCCCGGCGTGGCGCCCTTCGTACGCGGACCGATGGCGACCATGTATGCCGGACGTCCCTGGACGGTGCGCCAGTATGCCGGGTTCTCCACCGCCGAGGAGTCGAACGCCTTCTACAAGCGCAATCTCGCCGCCGGCCAGCAGGGCCTGTCGGTCGCCTTCGACCTGGCTACCCACCGCGGTTACGACTCGGACCACCCGCGGGTGGTCGGCGATGTCGGCAAGGCCGGGGTGGCGATCGACTCGGTCGAGGACATGAAGATCCTCTTCGACGAGATCCCCCTCGACAAGGTCTCGGTATCGATGACCATGAACGGCGCGGTGCTGCCGATCATGGCCAACTACATCGTTGCCGCCGAGGAGCAGGGGGTGAAGCAGGAGCAGCTCGCCGGGACCATCCAGAACGACATCCTCAAGGAGTTCATGGTCCGCAATACCTATATCTACCCGCCGGCGCCGTCGATGCGGATCATCTCCGACATCATCGAGTACACCAGCAAGTACATGCCGCGCTTCAATTCGATCTCCATCTCCGGCTACCATATCCAGGAAGCCGGGGCCAACAACGCCCTCGAGCTCGCCTTCACCCTCGGCGACGGCATCGAGTACGTCAAGGCGGCGATCGCCAAGGGGCTCGATGTTGACGCCTTCGCGCCGCGGCTCTCTTTCTTCTTCGCCATCGGCATGAACTTCTTCATGGAGGCCGCCAAGTTGCGTGCCGCGCGCTTCCTCTGGGCCGAGCTGATGAGCCAGTTCAATCCCAAAAATCCGAAGTCGAGCATGCTGCGCACCCACTGCCAGACCTCCGGCTGGTCGCTGACCGAGCAGGACCCCTACAACAACGTGGTGCGCACCACCCTCGAGGCGCTGGCGGCGGTCCTCGGCGGCACCCAGTCGCTGCACACCAACGCTCTCGACGAGGCGATCGCCCTGCCGACCGACCACTCGGCCCGCATCGCCCGCAATACCCAGCTGATCATCCAGGAGGAATCGGGGATCTGCAACGTGGTCGATCCGCTGGGCGGTTCCTACTATGTCGAGTCCCTGACCTCTTCGCTGGTCGACGAGGCGCGCATCATTCTCAAGGAAATCGATGATCTCGGCGGTATGACCAGGGCGATCGAGTCGGGAATGCCGAAGCTGCGCATCGAGGAGTCGGCGGCGAAGAAACAGGCCGCCATCGATTCCGGTCGTGACGTCATCGTCGGGGTCAACAAGTACCAGCTCGCCGAGGAAGACCAGATCGAGGTCCTCGATGTCGACAATGCCGCGGTGCGTGAGGCGCAGATCGCCCGCATCAACCGGATTCGCGCCGAGCGCGACAACGACGCCTGCCGGGCGGCGCTGGACGCCATCACCGCGGCATGCGAGAATGAGAAGGAAAACCTGCTCGGCCTCTGTGTCGAGGCGGCCCGGCAGCGGGCCACCGTCGGCGAGATCTCCGACGCCATGGAGAAGGTTTTCGGCCGCCACAAGGCGGAGATCAAACTGGTTTCAGGAGCGTACGGATCGGTGGTTGACAGCGATGATGATTTTACCGCGCTGAAAAAGCGTATCGACGCCTTCAGCGAGCAGGAAGGCCGGCGGCCGCGTATCCTGATCGCCAAGATGGGCCAGGACGGTCACGACCGCGGCGCCAAGGTGGTGGCCAGCGCTTACGCCGATGCCGGCTTCGATGTCGATGTCGGCCCGCTGTTCCAGACCCCGGAAGAGGCGGCGAAGATGGCGGTGGAGAATGACGTCCATGTCGTCGGCGTTTCTTCCCTGGCCGCCGGGCACAAGACCCTGGTGCCGCAGCTGGTCGCCGAGCTGAAGAAGCTCGGCGCCGACGACATCGCCGTGGTCTGCGGCGGCGTCATTCCCCGTCAGGACTATGATCAGCTTTACGCCGCCGGTGCCGCCAGGATCTTCGGTCCCGGCACCCCGATCACCGTCTCCGCCGGCCAGACCCTCGACGCCATCGAGGAGAAACGCGGATAG
- the meaB gene encoding methylmalonyl Co-A mutase-associated GTPase MeaB gives MPKIKELAAGVRTGNIRSLAKAITLVESRSPDHSLAATTLLDELLPDSGNSIRVGISGVPGVGKSTFIEALGLYLTGRGHKVAVLAVDPSSQLSGGSILGDKTRMEELSRDPNAFIRPSPSGDTLGGVARKTRETMLICEAAGYDVVIVETVGVGQSEITVASMVDLFLLLQIPGAGDELQGIKKGVMEIADLILINKAEGDNRSRAALAKSQIETALHILQPKSPNWTVPVMLCSALRNEGIAEVWQTIEDYRSRLQESGEFADKRRLQAGDWMWSLLMDSLRDLFRRDPRVEALLPQVQDAVAAGTTTPGAAARRLLEAFKRH, from the coding sequence GTGCCCAAGATCAAAGAACTCGCCGCCGGTGTCCGCACCGGCAACATCCGCTCCCTGGCCAAGGCGATCACCCTGGTCGAAAGCCGCAGCCCTGATCACTCCCTGGCCGCCACCACCCTGCTTGACGAACTGCTCCCCGATTCAGGCAACTCGATCCGGGTCGGCATCTCCGGTGTCCCCGGGGTCGGCAAGAGTACCTTCATCGAGGCCCTCGGCCTCTACCTGACCGGTCGTGGCCACAAGGTCGCGGTGCTGGCGGTCGATCCCTCCTCGCAGCTCTCCGGCGGCTCGATTCTCGGTGACAAGACCCGCATGGAGGAGCTTTCCCGCGATCCAAACGCCTTCATCCGCCCCTCCCCCTCGGGCGATACCCTCGGCGGGGTAGCCCGCAAGACCCGAGAGACCATGCTGATCTGCGAGGCGGCCGGCTATGACGTGGTCATCGTCGAGACGGTCGGGGTCGGCCAGTCGGAAATCACCGTCGCCTCGATGGTCGATCTCTTCCTGCTGCTGCAGATTCCCGGTGCCGGGGATGAACTGCAGGGGATCAAGAAGGGGGTGATGGAGATCGCCGACCTGATCCTGATCAACAAGGCCGAAGGGGACAATCGTTCCCGGGCCGCGCTGGCCAAGTCGCAGATCGAAACCGCTTTGCACATCCTGCAGCCGAAAAGTCCCAACTGGACCGTGCCGGTGATGCTCTGTTCGGCCCTGCGCAATGAAGGGATTGCCGAGGTTTGGCAGACCATCGAGGATTACCGCTCCCGCCTGCAGGAGAGCGGCGAGTTCGCCGACAAGCGCCGGCTGCAGGCCGGTGACTGGATGTGGTCCCTGCTGATGGACAGTCTCAGGGATCTCTTCCGCCGCGACCCCCGTGTCGAAGCCCTGCTGCCCCAGGTCCAGGACGCTGTCGCCGCCGGCACCACCACTCCCGGCGCCGCGGCCCGGAGATTGCTGGAGGCGTTCAAACGGCATTGA
- a CDS encoding GxxExxY protein — MDGRKSQEDLIAKAVVDAAFKVHRRLGPGLLERVYEACLAYELESAGFRVERQVPVPIVYGELSFDEGFRLDLLIEDTIVIELKAAEKSHPLWQAQLISYLKLTRKRIGFLINFHSPLFKQGIQRFAV; from the coding sequence ATGGATGGGAGAAAAAGTCAGGAAGACTTGATTGCCAAGGCAGTTGTTGATGCCGCATTCAAAGTTCATCGGCGCTTGGGGCCAGGATTGCTGGAGCGGGTTTACGAGGCATGTCTTGCCTATGAATTGGAATCTGCCGGATTCAGGGTGGAGAGGCAGGTGCCCGTACCCATCGTCTATGGCGAGCTGTCTTTTGATGAAGGTTTTCGGCTCGACTTGCTGATCGAGGATACGATTGTGATCGAGTTGAAGGCAGCTGAAAAATCACATCCGTTATGGCAGGCCCAGCTTATCAGTTATCTGAAGCTGACCAGGAAAAGAATAGGTTTTCTGATTAATTTTCATTCGCCACTTTTTAAACAGGGCATCCAGCGATTTGCGGTTTAG